The proteins below come from a single Triticum aestivum cultivar Chinese Spring chromosome 5D, IWGSC CS RefSeq v2.1, whole genome shotgun sequence genomic window:
- the LOC123119752 gene encoding uncharacterized protein isoform X1 has protein sequence MEATAASTRPLFLLAPSPPLLSTVRLALGVGRRRLVAAGARKKRGRQDGEAGEERVDAHSFNPKAGEVTGPFPEAVLLRKKKVKEDGEALPEFADAEEGDSQFVLSWSFLCLMSIRDLSNPTTFTEKLYELLNIQLESGLNLQRMRHYEVVYLIHEDRVEEVEDVVSKVQDFIREKKGRIWRVNNWGLRRLAYKIKKATHANYILMNFEIQAQSINEFKTLLDKDERIIRHLVMKRDEAITEDCPPPPEFHAMRSQQLDGEYIDEEYGRVDDGDDEAELESSGNVDDDVEDGDEPEIILVDEVDDDNAEDLRRRNRKVKLEKYTVEKVLR, from the exons ATGGAGGCCACCGCCGCGTCGACGCGGCCTCTCTTCCTTCTGGCGCCTTCGCCGCCGCTTCTCAGCACGGTGCGCCTCGCCCTTGGCGTGGGGAGGCGCCGGCTCGTGGCCGCGGGGGCCAGGAAGAAGAGGGGGCGGCAGGACGGGGAGGCGGGGGAGGAGAGGGTGGACGCGCACAGCTTCAACCCCAAGGCCGGCGAGGTCACCGGGCCGTTCCCCGAGGCCGTGCTTCTCAGAAAG AAAAAGGTGAAAGAGGACGGTGAAGCTTTGCCAGAATTCGCGGACGCCGAAGAAGGTGATAGTCAATTTGTACTCAGTTGGTCCTTTTTGTGCTTGATGTCAATACGCGATCTGTCTAACCCAACTACATTTACAGAAAAGCTATACGAGCTTCTTAACATTCAGCTAGAGAGTGGTTTAAATCTGCAAAGAA TGCGGCACTATGAAGTTGTTTACCTCATTCACGAGGACCGCGTGGAAGAAGTTGAAGACGTTGTATCAAAAGTACAAG ACTTTATCAGAGAGAAGAAAGGAAGGATTTGGAGGGTGAACAACTGGGGACTGCGCAGACTTGCTTACAAGATAAAGAAAGCAACACATGCCAACTACATCCTAATGAACTTTGAGATACAGGCACAATCCATAAACGAGTTCAAGACTCTGCTAGATAAGGATGAAAGAATCATTAGACACCTTGTGATGAAACGAGATGAGGCGATTACTGAAGATTGCCCTCCTCCACCAGAGTTCCATGCTATGCGATCTCAACAGTTGGATGGCGAGTATATTGATGAGGAATATGGGAGGGTGGACGATGGGGATGATGAGGCTGAACTAGAGTCTTCTGGCAATGTTGATGATGACGTTGAAGATGGCGATGAACCTGAAATCATTCTTGTTGATGAAGTTGACGATGACAATGCCGAAGACCTCAGAAGAAGAAATAGGAAGGTGAAACTGGAGAAGTATACGGTGGAGAAGGTCTTGAGGTAG
- the LOC123119752 gene encoding uncharacterized protein isoform X2: protein MEATAASTRPLFLLAPSPPLLSTVRLALGVGRRRLVAAGARKKRGRQDGEAGEERVDAHSFNPKAGEVTGPFPEAVLLRKKKVKEDGEALPEFADAEEEKLYELLNIQLESGLNLQRMRHYEVVYLIHEDRVEEVEDVVSKVQDFIREKKGRIWRVNNWGLRRLAYKIKKATHANYILMNFEIQAQSINEFKTLLDKDERIIRHLVMKRDEAITEDCPPPPEFHAMRSQQLDGEYIDEEYGRVDDGDDEAELESSGNVDDDVEDGDEPEIILVDEVDDDNAEDLRRRNRKVKLEKYTVEKVLR, encoded by the exons ATGGAGGCCACCGCCGCGTCGACGCGGCCTCTCTTCCTTCTGGCGCCTTCGCCGCCGCTTCTCAGCACGGTGCGCCTCGCCCTTGGCGTGGGGAGGCGCCGGCTCGTGGCCGCGGGGGCCAGGAAGAAGAGGGGGCGGCAGGACGGGGAGGCGGGGGAGGAGAGGGTGGACGCGCACAGCTTCAACCCCAAGGCCGGCGAGGTCACCGGGCCGTTCCCCGAGGCCGTGCTTCTCAGAAAG AAAAAGGTGAAAGAGGACGGTGAAGCTTTGCCAGAATTCGCGGACGCCGAAGAAG AAAAGCTATACGAGCTTCTTAACATTCAGCTAGAGAGTGGTTTAAATCTGCAAAGAA TGCGGCACTATGAAGTTGTTTACCTCATTCACGAGGACCGCGTGGAAGAAGTTGAAGACGTTGTATCAAAAGTACAAG ACTTTATCAGAGAGAAGAAAGGAAGGATTTGGAGGGTGAACAACTGGGGACTGCGCAGACTTGCTTACAAGATAAAGAAAGCAACACATGCCAACTACATCCTAATGAACTTTGAGATACAGGCACAATCCATAAACGAGTTCAAGACTCTGCTAGATAAGGATGAAAGAATCATTAGACACCTTGTGATGAAACGAGATGAGGCGATTACTGAAGATTGCCCTCCTCCACCAGAGTTCCATGCTATGCGATCTCAACAGTTGGATGGCGAGTATATTGATGAGGAATATGGGAGGGTGGACGATGGGGATGATGAGGCTGAACTAGAGTCTTCTGGCAATGTTGATGATGACGTTGAAGATGGCGATGAACCTGAAATCATTCTTGTTGATGAAGTTGACGATGACAATGCCGAAGACCTCAGAAGAAGAAATAGGAAGGTGAAACTGGAGAAGTATACGGTGGAGAAGGTCTTGAGGTAG